A window of the Methanomassiliicoccales archaeon genome harbors these coding sequences:
- a CDS encoding GNAT family N-acetyltransferase, translated as MSHFLRISSSKPSATDIFVIHVMTIIDDMGPEETLIIRDMKAEDYDALVHLWRLAGFPFNADGRDSRRHIEEELRTPMASFLVAESKGRIIDSLLGTTDGRKGWINRLAIHPEWQGKGVALALLREFECRLERKGLRIFSALVNCDNERSRKLLERAGYVADMHVIYYSKRLGKDA; from the coding sequence GTGTCTCATTTCCTAAGGATATCCTCCTCTAAACCTAGCGCTACCGATATATTTGTCATACATGTAATGACAATAATAGATGATATGGGACCTGAAGAGACATTGATAATTAGGGATATGAAAGCTGAGGATTATGATGCGCTGGTTCATCTTTGGCGATTGGCGGGATTTCCTTTTAATGCCGATGGAAGAGATAGCAGGAGGCATATCGAAGAAGAGCTGCGCACTCCCATGGCATCATTCCTCGTGGCTGAATCAAAAGGGAGAATAATCGACTCCTTGCTCGGAACAACGGATGGCCGCAAGGGTTGGATCAATCGTCTTGCTATTCATCCAGAATGGCAAGGTAAGGGAGTTGCACTGGCCCTTTTGCGAGAGTTTGAATGCAGGCTCGAAAGGAAGGGTTTACGGATTTTTTCTGCCCTGGTGAACTGTGATAACGAGAGGTCTCGAAAACTGCTCGAAAGAGCGGGGTATGTGGCTGATATGCACGTCATATATTATTCAAAAAGATTGGGAAAGGATGCCTGA
- a CDS encoding response regulator: MMIEVLIVDGDEKVVELVQSHLQSDGDIYATSVNSALAALKAVRYWDYDVIISGMIFSSGNGVELLRSLRRQGNQIPFIFFAHDDLEALQFEIEAHHGCILIPRNGNFKARLFELKRTVRALMKPGASLRNDAFCETMTSVIDTYAHDDELDRLCHEDLIPDWMRGISHNECDDAGDIYDYPEQTFTDIKAPDYPSIHGEMSELRDDENKACTYDWKRRWSQKKMVARRGGGLKLLREDASLRGDEEIFRIQSGSKHDRWNP; encoded by the coding sequence ATGATGATCGAGGTCCTTATCGTGGATGGTGATGAGAAGGTTGTGGAACTTGTTCAAAGCCATCTGCAAAGCGATGGGGATATATACGCCACGTCAGTCAATTCTGCTTTGGCGGCCCTAAAAGCTGTGAGATATTGGGATTACGATGTCATCATATCAGGTATGATTTTTTCAAGTGGAAATGGAGTGGAGCTGCTAAGGTCACTAAGGCGCCAGGGCAATCAAATACCTTTCATCTTCTTCGCTCATGACGATTTAGAAGCATTGCAATTTGAGATCGAGGCCCACCACGGCTGCATCCTAATTCCTAGAAATGGTAATTTTAAGGCTCGGCTGTTCGAGCTGAAGAGAACTGTTCGCGCGTTGATGAAGCCTGGAGCGAGCCTAAGAAACGATGCTTTCTGTGAAACTATGACCTCGGTGATTGATACCTATGCTCATGATGATGAATTAGATAGATTATGTCATGAAGACCTCATCCCTGATTGGATGAGAGGTATCTCGCATAATGAGTGTGACGATGCTGGGGACATCTATGATTATCCTGAGCAAACATTCACAGACATAAAGGCGCCTGATTATCCATCGATTCATGGCGAAATGAGCGAGCTGAGGGATGATGAGAATAAGGCTTGCACCTACGATTGGAAGAGACGATGGAGCCAAAAAAAGATGGTTGCCCGACGCGGCGGCGGATTGAAACTGTTGAGAGAGGATGCTAGCCTACGCGGTGACGAAGAGATATTCCGAATCCAGAGCGGGTCCAAGCATGACAGGTGGAACCCCTAG
- the xth gene encoding exodeoxyribonuclease III yields the protein MSDCMRLISWNVNGLRAVHRKGFIDFVRKDRPDVLCVQEVKARAEDLPKELTNLDDYLFYLVAPKAKEEKGRSGVALYTQERPQKVEQGLGWERFDREGRTLIAYYPDFILMNIYFPNGKASEERLAFKLEFYSAFLDKVRYLMQEGRELVVCGDLNTAHKEIDLARPKENSKVSGFLPQEREWLDRFMEAGLIDTFREFDKSPGKYSWWDMKTRARERNIGWRIDYFLISAGLRPRLKDAFILAQVQGSDHCPVGIVLQ from the coding sequence ATGTCAGATTGCATGCGTCTGATAAGTTGGAATGTGAATGGTCTGCGCGCTGTTCACCGCAAGGGTTTCATAGATTTTGTTAGGAAGGATAGGCCAGATGTTCTGTGCGTGCAGGAAGTCAAAGCAAGGGCAGAAGATCTTCCCAAGGAGCTCACTAACCTGGATGATTATCTTTTCTACCTTGTGGCGCCAAAAGCTAAGGAGGAAAAGGGGCGAAGTGGAGTAGCGCTTTACACCCAGGAGAGACCGCAGAAAGTCGAGCAGGGATTGGGATGGGAAAGATTCGATAGGGAGGGACGGACCTTAATTGCGTACTACCCCGATTTCATTCTTATGAACATCTATTTCCCCAATGGGAAGGCATCAGAGGAGAGGCTGGCCTTCAAGTTAGAGTTCTACTCCGCTTTCTTAGATAAGGTGAGATATCTCATGCAAGAGGGAAGAGAACTGGTGGTTTGTGGAGACCTCAACACCGCTCACAAGGAAATAGACCTAGCCAGGCCAAAAGAGAACTCAAAGGTTTCGGGTTTTCTGCCGCAGGAAAGAGAGTGGTTAGATAGATTCATGGAAGCTGGGCTGATTGATACTTTTCGTGAGTTCGATAAATCCCCAGGTAAATACAGCTGGTGGGACATGAAGACTCGTGCTCGAGAGCGGAACATAGGTTGGCGAATCGATTATTTCTTAATCAGTGCAGGGCTGCGCCCTCGCCTCAAGGATGCTTTTATCCTGGCCCAAGTGCAGGGTTCAGATCACTGCCCAGTGGGGATAGTTCTACAATGA
- a CDS encoding DASS family sodium-coupled anion symporter, whose protein sequence is MRQSGTNPEESVDPLESCKEGTPRLLCYFKWFDRAPKLIQKILRLVIPFLVLIFFLLLPMNISNEIRAMLAIFFCVALLWTLEPVPLAVTALIVPVLLVALGVATPVQSLQSFADPIIYLLMGGLIIAESFRVNGLDRRAALYLVAKMGGDVRKVLLALMLVTTLLSMWISNTATIALLLPVAAGVASKVVGQQPKVLAAFLLGMGMAGMFGGMATITGSPPNAIVAALISQEEPFSFLNWMTMGVPVSISLFAIAFFLLPRLMRISSQVIDIAQVHKELVALGSWSHGEKSTLLIFFPTVLLWLLGDRLGGVFGLPSNFFVPAMVALLSSFLLFVVKALKWEQAKGISWEIFLIVGAGLSLGKALEYTGTAALIADLIVMGFRGMSVIAMMIFVGVISVLITNFVSNTASAAMLAPIMIGVSSALGIDPKYLALTVGFCVSLAIITPIGTPSMTLIYSTGQVSRKAMAAAGLVVSALAVPLIVAIVYIMVNSGWA, encoded by the coding sequence GTGAGGCAATCTGGCACAAATCCTGAAGAGAGCGTGGACCCGCTAGAGTCCTGCAAGGAAGGCACGCCAAGACTGCTTTGCTATTTCAAATGGTTCGATAGGGCACCAAAACTCATCCAAAAAATATTGCGTTTAGTAATACCGTTTCTGGTCCTTATATTCTTCCTGCTACTTCCAATGAACATCAGCAATGAAATCAGGGCCATGCTGGCCATCTTCTTTTGTGTGGCTTTGCTTTGGACCTTGGAACCTGTCCCCTTGGCGGTGACCGCACTTATTGTGCCTGTACTATTGGTAGCTCTTGGTGTGGCCACTCCAGTTCAGTCTCTTCAATCCTTTGCTGACCCGATAATATATCTTCTCATGGGAGGATTGATCATCGCTGAGTCCTTTCGCGTCAATGGCCTGGATCGAAGGGCAGCCCTCTATCTTGTTGCGAAAATGGGGGGAGACGTGCGTAAGGTCTTGTTGGCTCTGATGCTAGTGACCACCCTGCTATCTATGTGGATTTCCAATACCGCCACCATAGCTCTACTGTTACCAGTGGCGGCAGGAGTGGCCTCGAAGGTGGTGGGCCAACAGCCAAAGGTGTTAGCCGCATTCCTTTTAGGCATGGGTATGGCGGGAATGTTCGGGGGAATGGCCACCATAACCGGGTCACCGCCAAACGCCATAGTAGCGGCCTTGATTTCACAGGAGGAGCCATTTAGCTTCTTGAACTGGATGACTATGGGTGTCCCGGTAAGCATTTCACTATTCGCTATCGCTTTTTTCCTCCTGCCAAGGCTGATGAGAATTAGTTCTCAAGTCATCGATATCGCGCAAGTTCACAAGGAGCTGGTAGCCCTGGGAAGCTGGTCGCATGGAGAGAAGTCTACCCTACTGATCTTCTTCCCCACCGTTCTCCTTTGGCTTCTAGGCGACAGATTGGGAGGCGTGTTCGGGCTCCCCTCCAATTTCTTCGTTCCGGCCATGGTCGCTCTACTATCCTCTTTCCTCCTGTTCGTCGTCAAGGCCTTGAAATGGGAGCAAGCCAAAGGCATATCCTGGGAGATCTTTCTTATTGTGGGTGCTGGGTTATCCCTGGGAAAGGCTTTGGAATATACTGGAACAGCCGCTCTCATAGCGGACTTAATCGTCATGGGATTCAGGGGCATGAGCGTTATTGCAATGATGATTTTTGTTGGAGTCATTAGCGTGCTCATAACCAATTTCGTCTCCAATACAGCCTCAGCAGCTATGCTCGCCCCGATCATGATAGGGGTGTCAAGCGCATTGGGCATAGACCCAAAATACCTGGCTCTCACAGTAGGTTTCTGCGTGTCTTTAGCTATCATCACTCCCATAGGCACCCCTTCCATGACTCTAATTTACTCCACCGGACAAGTTTCCCGAAAGGCCATGGCTGCAGCAGGCCTTGTGGTTTCAGCGTTGGCCGTCCCCTTGATCGTGGCTATTGTTTATATAATGGTCAATTCTGGATGGGCTTGA
- a CDS encoding SDR family oxidoreductase, producing the protein MFGKVVLITGSTSGIGLVTATAISAMGATVVIHGRDARLAQEVVMEIKEKTKNPAVYFLLADLGNLSEVRSMADRFRRNFHRLDVLVNNAGAMFGKRQESVDGLEMTFQVNYLSHFLLTNLLIDMLCESAPARIVNVSATQHERGRLDFNDLQMKKKYSAQKAYAASKLAVMLFTYEMARRISCKGVTCNAVNPGLAKTQLGYRSGLLTSLSKRMTDLLGKSAEKAAETTIYLATAPELEGVTGKYFEDKVEQESSEMSYNQEMAKRLWEVSMELCKLSKN; encoded by the coding sequence ATGTTCGGCAAAGTGGTCCTGATAACAGGTTCCACTTCAGGAATAGGTCTGGTTACCGCTACGGCGATCTCTGCTATGGGAGCGACGGTGGTGATTCATGGGCGCGATGCCCGGCTGGCACAGGAAGTGGTCATGGAGATCAAAGAGAAGACGAAGAACCCAGCAGTCTATTTCCTCCTTGCCGATTTGGGGAATTTGAGCGAAGTGAGATCCATGGCCGATCGGTTCCGGCGCAACTTCCATCGCCTAGACGTCCTAGTGAACAACGCCGGAGCCATGTTCGGAAAGAGACAGGAAAGCGTGGACGGTCTGGAGATGACGTTCCAGGTCAATTATTTGAGCCATTTCCTGCTCACCAATCTTTTGATCGACATGCTTTGCGAGAGTGCGCCTGCGAGGATTGTAAACGTCTCCGCGACTCAGCATGAGAGAGGGCGATTGGATTTCAACGATCTCCAGATGAAGAAGAAATATTCCGCCCAGAAGGCCTATGCGGCCTCCAAGCTAGCAGTGATGCTATTCACCTATGAGATGGCTAGGAGGATCTCTTGCAAAGGGGTGACTTGCAACGCCGTAAATCCTGGCCTGGCCAAGACTCAGCTGGGATATAGGTCAGGGCTTCTGACTAGCCTTTCTAAGCGGATGACTGATTTATTGGGCAAAAGCGCAGAAAAGGCGGCCGAGACAACAATATATCTTGCCACCGCACCTGAGCTGGAAGGAGTTACTGGTAAGTATTTTGAGGATAAAGTGGAGCAAGAATCCTCGGAGATGTCTTACAACCAAGAGATGGCCAAACGGTTATGGGAAGTAAGCATGGAGCTATGCAAGCTATCCAAGAATTGA
- a CDS encoding redoxin domain-containing protein, protein MKDEGADVGKEAPDFELPGTDDHIFHLRRELSRGPVMLMFYPNDFGVVCSLQMREFKEMKELETAGLRIIGISRNSILTHKLWKESMNIPFLLLSDAEGEVSQRYAGLQTSGLLKGMPRRAIFIIGKDGIIKYRWVSTAEGVPPPFDEIRRMAAEMEF, encoded by the coding sequence ATGAAAGATGAGGGAGCTGACGTAGGCAAGGAGGCGCCAGACTTCGAACTACCAGGAACTGACGATCATATATTCCATTTGCGCCGAGAGCTCTCTCGCGGACCTGTCATGCTGATGTTCTACCCCAATGACTTTGGTGTAGTCTGTTCCCTGCAGATGAGGGAGTTCAAAGAAATGAAAGAGTTAGAGACAGCAGGTTTAAGAATAATCGGGATCAGTCGTAATTCCATCCTCACGCATAAGCTTTGGAAGGAGAGCATGAATATACCATTCCTTCTTCTATCCGACGCAGAGGGCGAAGTGAGCCAGAGATATGCCGGGCTGCAGACTAGCGGTCTCCTTAAAGGTATGCCTCGAAGGGCCATTTTCATCATTGGAAAGGATGGTATCATTAAATACCGGTGGGTCTCGACAGCTGAAGGTGTGCCACCTCCTTTCGATGAGATAAGGAGGATGGCAGCGGAAATGGAATTTTAA
- a CDS encoding radical SAM protein, with protein sequence MRLITMYKKIGEGNLELYGCPIGCRFCAHRLREKRDVPLDQVMKYFSEYEVKKIFIGGAEPAMQKHELLELIKVLSKRGKEITLKTVGTDPEFLEDTLGMISRYIVEIRAPLDDVEAIKRMTSLDDERAKSHLIALRKSLEVLKGQRVRSMTRVIPTIIDSHSMERMGQQLEGYVEEAQLIQFMSGGNDLPFEGIERPSPSLEEMEALGAIMLRHVPLVILQGDGIEATLKR encoded by the coding sequence ATGCGCCTCATTACCATGTACAAGAAGATAGGTGAGGGTAATCTAGAGTTGTATGGATGCCCCATTGGATGCAGGTTCTGCGCGCATAGATTAAGGGAGAAAAGAGACGTTCCCTTAGACCAGGTGATGAAGTATTTCTCTGAGTATGAAGTAAAGAAAATCTTCATTGGGGGAGCTGAACCTGCTATGCAAAAGCATGAACTTTTAGAGCTTATAAAAGTGCTTAGCAAACGTGGAAAGGAGATCACGTTAAAAACCGTTGGGACCGATCCTGAGTTCCTTGAAGACACTTTAGGCATGATCAGCCGCTATATCGTAGAGATCAGGGCACCTTTGGATGATGTCGAAGCCATCAAAAGGATGACCTCGTTGGATGATGAAAGAGCGAAATCACATCTTATTGCATTGAGGAAGAGCCTGGAAGTGCTTAAGGGGCAAAGGGTAAGGTCCATGACGAGGGTGATACCAACCATAATCGACTCTCATTCTATGGAGCGCATGGGGCAGCAGTTAGAGGGGTATGTGGAGGAGGCTCAATTGATACAGTTCATGAGCGGGGGAAATGATCTGCCCTTCGAAGGCATTGAGAGGCCCAGCCCAAGCCTGGAAGAGATGGAGGCTTTAGGCGCGATCATGCTACGACATGTACCTCTTGTCATCCTTCAAGGGGATGGGATCGAAGCCACTTTGAAAAGGTGA
- a CDS encoding heme-binding protein yields MTETTPYEVLESAQGFELRRYPTMVLAMVEGMSDESAFRLLFRYISGENRARQDISMTVPVISKGNTYQRISMTRPAISGTGFFAFVLPSYYSISTAPQPLDERVKLVEIKSRILAVLRFSGKVYEETVKAKERELLQAIEERGLRVKGDVFLMRYNGPGTPGFLRRNEVAVEV; encoded by the coding sequence ATGACCGAGACAACCCCTTACGAAGTGTTAGAAAGCGCTCAAGGATTCGAATTGAGGAGATATCCCACGATGGTATTGGCCATGGTGGAAGGAATGAGCGATGAGTCAGCTTTTCGTCTCCTCTTTCGATACATCAGTGGTGAGAACCGAGCCCGCCAAGACATTTCCATGACCGTTCCAGTCATTTCCAAAGGAAACACCTATCAACGAATAAGCATGACCCGACCCGCCATCTCCGGCACAGGGTTCTTCGCCTTTGTGCTTCCCTCCTACTACTCTATCTCCACTGCCCCGCAGCCTCTGGATGAGAGAGTGAAGCTCGTGGAGATAAAATCTAGGATCCTGGCTGTCCTAAGGTTCTCAGGCAAGGTGTATGAAGAGACGGTGAAGGCCAAGGAGAGAGAGCTGCTCCAAGCTATAGAAGAAAGGGGGTTAAGAGTAAAGGGCGATGTTTTCCTGATGCGCTACAATGGACCAGGCACTCCAGGCTTCTTAAGGCGCAACGAAGTGGCGGTGGAGGTGTGA
- a CDS encoding AAA family ATPase encodes MMARELNFQDCRNFCDEMVFNCKSTEELSPLTEIIGQDRAARALRFGLRIQDPGFNIYVSGMPGTGRKTAVVNFIKELAKTMPAPNDWCYVNNFHDPTRPNAIPLPPGMGIELKREMEKFVSNLAQMLREAFESNEYAQRRNGVLKAIQQERSQFVDSMNRMASEAGFQIVQSPIGLVLAPMVGGQPLSEEQISQLPLKVQKDIERKREELQIEVQKRLIQLRDIDRKAEEMVVKLNREIAAFVLQPHLFGLRERFKDCEEVLEFLKHVEEDILNNVPAILQGESPQQPSLMGAPSQGDGPRRNYAINLIVDNSKLEGAPVEIESNASYYRLFGALEKEVRFGALFTDYTMIRAGAAHKANGGFLVLPVEGLFADPLAWPALKQTLANGKLEIEEPAARMGFMVTKSLRPEPIPFKAKVILLGDPFTYDLLYSLDKDFRELFKVKAEFDTTMDRTQENVQKYASFVCMLTKKENLLHVDPSGLAAIIEYSSRMVEDQNKLATLFAEVANVIREANFYAKEAGEEKITRKHINKALEEKVYRSNLIQSKIQEAIAKGLILIQTEGYKVGQVNGLSVVGVGDFAFGMPSRITASVGVGKDGIINIEREVQMSGPSHSKGVLILGGYLNDTYAREKPLSLTAKLTFEQSYSGVDGDSASSTELYALLSALSGKPINQSIAVTGSVNQKGEIQAIGGVNFKIEGFFEVCKRLGLNGRQGVMIPESNVQNLMLKEEVLEAIREGMFHVWAVRTVDEGIELLTGVRAGSRREDGTFEPNTINYLVQKRLEEMAEKVKEYRA; translated from the coding sequence ATGATGGCGAGAGAGCTAAATTTCCAAGATTGCCGAAATTTCTGTGATGAGATGGTATTTAACTGTAAAAGCACGGAGGAGCTCTCCCCCCTGACCGAGATCATCGGCCAGGACAGGGCGGCGAGGGCATTACGATTCGGCCTTCGTATACAAGACCCTGGATTCAACATATATGTCTCGGGCATGCCAGGTACTGGGAGAAAGACAGCAGTGGTGAACTTCATCAAGGAACTAGCCAAGACTATGCCAGCGCCAAATGATTGGTGCTATGTGAATAACTTCCATGACCCTACAAGGCCCAACGCTATACCTCTTCCCCCAGGTATGGGGATAGAGCTCAAGAGAGAGATGGAGAAGTTCGTATCCAACTTGGCGCAGATGCTTAGAGAGGCTTTTGAGAGCAATGAATACGCACAACGAAGAAATGGTGTTTTAAAAGCCATTCAACAGGAGAGATCTCAATTCGTCGATTCTATGAACAGAATGGCTTCCGAGGCTGGCTTTCAAATAGTCCAGTCACCCATAGGCTTGGTCCTCGCCCCCATGGTCGGGGGACAGCCTTTGAGCGAGGAGCAAATCTCTCAACTGCCACTGAAAGTGCAGAAAGACATCGAGCGAAAGAGGGAGGAGCTGCAAATTGAGGTGCAGAAAAGGCTGATCCAGCTTAGGGATATCGACCGTAAAGCAGAGGAGATGGTGGTGAAGCTCAACCGGGAGATAGCGGCATTCGTACTTCAGCCACATCTATTCGGGCTTAGGGAAAGGTTCAAGGACTGCGAGGAGGTGCTAGAATTTTTAAAACATGTGGAAGAGGACATTCTCAACAATGTGCCCGCCATTCTCCAGGGAGAAAGTCCTCAGCAACCGAGCCTCATGGGAGCGCCGTCTCAAGGGGATGGGCCCAGGCGCAATTACGCCATTAATCTCATCGTGGATAATTCAAAACTGGAAGGAGCGCCAGTGGAGATAGAAAGCAATGCCTCTTATTACCGGCTGTTCGGAGCTCTGGAGAAAGAAGTGAGATTCGGGGCCCTTTTCACTGACTATACGATGATAAGAGCCGGGGCGGCGCATAAGGCTAACGGCGGCTTTTTAGTGCTTCCGGTGGAAGGGCTTTTCGCCGATCCTTTAGCCTGGCCTGCTCTCAAGCAGACATTAGCCAACGGTAAATTAGAGATCGAGGAGCCTGCGGCTCGGATGGGATTCATGGTAACTAAATCGCTTCGGCCAGAGCCAATACCATTCAAAGCTAAAGTCATCCTCCTGGGGGATCCTTTCACCTATGACCTTCTTTATTCTCTGGACAAAGATTTCCGCGAGCTTTTCAAAGTGAAAGCAGAGTTTGACACAACTATGGATCGTACGCAGGAAAATGTGCAGAAGTATGCCTCTTTCGTGTGCATGCTAACTAAGAAGGAGAATCTATTGCATGTGGACCCTTCTGGCTTGGCCGCGATAATCGAGTATTCATCAAGAATGGTGGAGGATCAGAATAAATTGGCTACGCTATTCGCTGAAGTGGCTAATGTCATCAGAGAGGCAAATTTCTACGCCAAGGAGGCTGGGGAGGAGAAGATAACAAGAAAGCACATCAATAAAGCTCTAGAGGAGAAGGTTTATCGGTCTAACTTGATACAGTCTAAAATACAGGAGGCCATAGCTAAAGGATTGATACTCATACAGACGGAAGGATACAAGGTTGGTCAGGTAAACGGCCTTTCCGTGGTTGGAGTAGGCGATTTCGCCTTTGGCATGCCCTCCCGCATTACCGCTTCAGTGGGAGTGGGTAAAGATGGCATAATCAACATCGAGCGAGAAGTTCAGATGAGCGGTCCCTCTCATTCCAAAGGCGTACTTATTCTAGGAGGTTATCTGAATGACACCTATGCCCGAGAGAAGCCTTTGAGCCTGACTGCCAAGCTGACCTTCGAACAATCCTATTCAGGCGTGGATGGGGATTCTGCCTCTTCCACAGAGCTATATGCTCTTCTCTCCGCACTTTCTGGCAAGCCGATTAATCAGAGCATCGCAGTCACTGGATCCGTTAATCAGAAGGGTGAGATACAGGCTATAGGTGGGGTGAACTTCAAGATAGAGGGCTTCTTCGAGGTATGCAAGAGATTGGGGCTCAATGGCAGACAGGGGGTGATGATACCTGAGAGCAACGTCCAGAACCTGATGCTAAAAGAAGAGGTTTTGGAGGCTATAAGAGAGGGTATGTTCCATGTCTGGGCGGTGAGAACGGTGGACGAGGGTATTGAGCTTCTAACTGGGGTCCGAGCGGGTTCGAGAAGAGAAGATGGCACCTTTGAGCCGAACACGATTAACTACCTTGTCCAGAAGCGCCTGGAGGAGATGGCAGAGAAAGTAAAGGAATATAGAGCGTGA
- a CDS encoding alpha/beta hydrolase, whose product MSIAKVRDMIMSFEIQGRGEALLLISDLGTNRSFWANQLPAFSSTMMTITFDGRGTGNTDSPEGKTSIEALAQDAIGLMGVIGLEKAHLIGMGMGGRVAAKVALNKPNSVQTLVLCSTSPCATPSQMTFLRSIQLLSRSGASPKEIACFELPWLQSRRFVSDKRMIEALATLRANRFSGTSPESRCQLIDAYLENDLSDQMQEICMPTLIVSGQDDILTPICYQEEMAKKIRGAEILRLEAAHMVNCERPREFNYGVLDFIQRHS is encoded by the coding sequence GTGAGCATAGCAAAAGTTAGAGACATGATAATGAGCTTCGAGATCCAGGGAAGAGGGGAAGCGTTACTGCTGATCTCGGATTTGGGCACTAACAGATCATTTTGGGCGAACCAATTACCTGCCTTCTCCTCCACCATGATGACCATAACCTTCGATGGCCGAGGAACAGGCAATACTGATAGCCCTGAAGGGAAGACTAGCATCGAGGCCCTGGCCCAAGACGCTATAGGATTGATGGGCGTCATCGGTTTAGAGAAAGCTCATTTAATAGGGATGGGCATGGGCGGAAGGGTCGCCGCTAAGGTCGCCTTAAATAAGCCTAATAGCGTTCAAACTCTTGTACTCTGTTCCACCTCTCCCTGTGCCACGCCTTCGCAGATGACTTTTCTCCGCTCAATCCAGCTGCTATCACGTTCAGGAGCCAGTCCTAAGGAGATTGCCTGTTTCGAACTCCCTTGGCTCCAAAGCAGGAGATTTGTGAGCGACAAGAGAATGATAGAAGCCCTAGCGACTTTGAGGGCCAATCGCTTCAGCGGTACATCCCCTGAGTCTAGATGTCAGCTTATAGATGCTTATCTTGAAAACGATTTGAGCGATCAAATGCAAGAAATTTGCATGCCTACCTTGATAGTGTCGGGGCAGGATGACATATTAACACCTATTTGTTATCAAGAGGAAATGGCAAAAAAGATTAGGGGGGCCGAAATACTCAGACTCGAGGCAGCACATATGGTCAATTGTGAGAGACCACGAGAATTCAACTATGGAGTCCTAGATTTCATACAGCGTCATTCATAA
- a CDS encoding ferric reductase-like transmembrane domain-containing protein, whose product MNKREKQDGVGSFLSVFPWEFFTKYTRQQLLSIGSFILIVICTSAIILWALITEATTRPPLLIAAKTSAFLAIILLSMNFLLATRLKVLERAFGGLDKLYKVHKLVGKLALLFALLHPIFLAVHRANQPHLLMMYFLPGVNVPYTLGLLATSGLLVVVFLSVRPTLPYHLWKKTHRFIVLPLFLAAVHALLSGSDISRHPALGYLVLTFSFIGLLSFLYIVLLYRYFGPRTQGTVTKVRKMGNITELTIAPDKALRFHPGQFIFIRFLAFPNSKESFPFSLSSDPSESELRISVKAAGDFTSGPLTESAPGHRVEIMGPYGKFGERYLAQRRDMIWLAGGIGITPFLSMAKHERRQPPKRRVDLVWVYSDPSDMAYEEEILKEMKGRQSFHYHHWNSRTMGRIDAVKLASLVGGVEELRRRAIFVCGPPALMRSMFDQLVRLGVTPRNIIYEDFNLLG is encoded by the coding sequence TTGAATAAACGCGAGAAGCAAGATGGAGTTGGGTCTTTTCTTAGCGTGTTTCCATGGGAATTTTTCACAAAATATACCCGCCAGCAACTCCTTTCCATTGGATCTTTCATCCTGATTGTCATTTGTACATCTGCGATTATCCTCTGGGCTTTGATAACCGAGGCTACCACTCGCCCTCCTCTTTTGATTGCGGCCAAGACTTCCGCTTTCCTTGCCATCATTCTCCTCTCAATGAATTTTTTGTTGGCTACAAGACTTAAGGTCCTAGAACGCGCGTTCGGAGGACTTGATAAGCTATACAAGGTGCACAAATTAGTGGGCAAGCTTGCCTTGTTATTCGCACTCCTCCACCCCATTTTCTTGGCTGTGCACAGGGCCAATCAACCTCATCTTCTTATGATGTATTTCCTACCGGGAGTCAATGTCCCTTATACTCTCGGCCTCCTAGCCACATCTGGGTTGCTGGTCGTTGTGTTCTTGAGCGTAAGGCCCACACTACCATATCATCTTTGGAAGAAGACGCATCGATTCATTGTTCTCCCGCTTTTTTTAGCCGCGGTACACGCGCTTCTTTCAGGCTCCGATATATCACGGCATCCTGCTCTGGGCTATTTGGTGCTGACTTTTTCATTTATTGGTCTTCTCTCTTTCCTTTACATTGTCCTGTTGTATCGGTATTTTGGTCCTAGAACTCAGGGGACAGTTACTAAGGTGCGCAAAATGGGCAACATAACCGAGCTTACCATAGCTCCCGACAAGGCCTTAAGATTCCATCCTGGGCAGTTCATCTTCATTCGCTTTCTAGCATTTCCCAACAGTAAAGAATCATTTCCATTTTCATTATCTAGCGATCCGTCTGAGAGCGAGCTACGCATATCTGTAAAAGCCGCAGGAGATTTCACCTCTGGTCCATTGACCGAATCAGCTCCAGGTCATAGGGTGGAGATTATGGGGCCTTATGGTAAATTCGGAGAGCGGTATCTGGCTCAGAGGCGAGACATGATCTGGTTGGCGGGAGGGATCGGAATCACTCCTTTCCTCAGCATGGCTAAGCATGAACGCCGTCAGCCTCCGAAAAGGAGAGTCGACCTCGTATGGGTCTACAGCGATCCTTCTGATATGGCTTATGAGGAAGAGATATTAAAGGAAATGAAAGGAAGGCAAAGCTTCCACTATCATCATTGGAACTCCAGAACCATGGGCAGGATAGATGCTGTGAAGCTGGCCTCCTTGGTAGGAGGTGTAGAGGAATTGAGGCGCAGGGCGATTTTCGTTTGTGGACCACCCGCTCTCATGCGCTCGATGTTCGACCAATTGGTGCGATTGGGCGTGACACCGCGCAACATAATTTACGAGGACTTCAATCTTCTTGGCTGA